TTACCAGCTTAATCTCAACGTGTTCGTTAAAAAGCTCGATTCCAAAAAGCTCGATTCCAAACCCACTCCCGAGACAGACTCTTTccttattatttttgtttctttgttaTTTTTAGATTAAATAGGCTTGATAGTTATTAGAATCCCTAGTTAGTTAATTATGGTTTATGTTAGGGAGCAAGAGTTGTTTACCTAAGACGGTCAAAGTCGATACTTGTACTATTCATTCACTTTTATTGCAAGATCAACAACAAAGTTTCTGTTTTCTAGGAACTCCAGTTTCTGATCTATTAGACTTTTCATTACTGTTGCGCAATAGCTGTTCATTATCGCATATAAGATATGCAGCTGTATTTTTACTAGTTTGTTGCCACTAATTTATCAGTTATAAGCCGTGTACAATTCAAGATGATTAACAAATTTGGACTCGGTAATGATAGTCAGGATGTGAAGACCCCTGTAACCATAGCTGCAGTGGTAGACATTAATAGTAATCAGGCATACGAGTCCATTAGAAATGACTGATTCAGTTGACCGGCGAGGTTTTTTCACCTTAGAAATGGAACCAAGAGTTATAAGAAATTTGATCTTGGGCGAAATTGTTAAGTGGTGTGAAATAGTTGTGAATATTCAGAGTTTGTTGTGTGATGTGTTAGATTTGGATGTGTAAAAACAAAGCTCTTCTCGATTGGACTTGCTGACTAGGGATGAGTGTGGTATCATACCGGTACCGAACCGGTTGGTACCGCTTCATTTTATACCCTATAAGTGAGTACCGAATACCGTATCGATATAATCGGCTCGGTATAAGTACCGTACCGGTACCGGTACGGGAAAAAGAGGTTCTATACCGCTTGTTACCGAACTAAATAAGAAATAAAATAATATTTCTGCAAAATTAAAAACAATTACTTGTTTCTACATCTTGTTATACCATTCACTGTAATATGTAAGGATGTTTATATGAAAATGACATTGCATAGTATCTTTACATTATTGTTATACTATGCACAGTATCCTTAATTATATCATTCAAATATGATCTGGAAAATTTGTTCATGCATGAAGACTCAGTTAGATAGGCTTGATAGTTATTAGAATCCCTAGTAGTTAGGGTTTATATTAGGGAGCAAGAGTTGTTTTACCTCAGAGGGTGAAAGTCGATATTTGTACTTTTCATTCACTTCTATTGCAAGATCAACAGCAAAGTTTCTGTTTTCTAGGAACCTAATTTCTAATCTATAGTGTTTTCATTACTGTTGTGCAATAGCTGTTTATTATCAAGATATGCAGCTGTGTTTTTACTATTTTGTTTACACTATTTTATCAGTTATAAGCCGTATAAAATCCCAAATGATTAACAAAATTGGACTCGTGGTTTAACAACAGTAATGCTGCTATGTATTGTCTTGCTTCATTGGGTGGATGCTTTCTGCAATTTATCGTTAAGAAACATAAATAACCTGAGTGGTTATTTGCATTGATCTATTCAAGTAGAGAGTGTGGTAGATGAGCCATAGAACTTGATTAATTATACGTGTAAAGACTTGTGTAACTATAGCTGTTGTGGTAGACATTTAAAGTAAGCAGACATTGATAACAAGGTAATTGTAAAGAAAAAATAATCGTTTGTATTAGTATAATTGATAATATGATATGATACAAGTTTGAATTGGCTTTTTACAATGAAGTGCTAAACTATTTATACAATAAGGGTGTAACAGCTAATTCCTCTTTTGAAATGGTGCTATGTTACTTTTGTAAGAATCAATCTGTTTTTGACTAAAAAGAAAATAGCCGTTAGTTATCTCTTGGTCAACTCTGGTCAACTCCTTTTAGGGAATGATGAGTTGATAACAATTCTGATCCTTTATTTCAAAACTTCCCCTCAAGTTGAAAGTGGGATCTCCGAAATTCAACTTGACCAATACTTCTTTAAATAGTCTTCCATTGATTGCTTTGGTAAGAATGTCCGCGAGCTGGTCTTCTGATCTCACAAATGAAAGGGAGATGATTTCTGTTTATAGCTTTTCTTTGATAAAATGTCTGGCAATTTCAACATGCTTTGTTCGAtcatgttgaactggattttcAGAGATAGCAATTGCTGCTTCATTGTCGCAGAAAATTTGACTTGTATCTTCCGGTGGAAATCCGATCTCTGTTAGTAGCTTTCGGATCCATAACGCTTCTTGTACTCCTCGTGCTATCCCTCTGAACTTGGCTTCAGCACTAGAAAGAGCTACaacctttttttttttacttttccacGTAACGAAGTTCCCGCCAACCGAGGTAAAATACCCTGATGTGGATTTCCTGTCTCCTTTTTCACCTCCCCAGCCTGCATCTGTATATACTTGAGTTTTAAGGTGTCCGTTGTTTTTGAATACAACTCCATGTCCAACTGTTCCTTTGAGGTATCTGATGATTCTCGACACGGCTTCCATGTGATGTAATTGAGGGTGATGCATAAATTGATTGACCACTCCTACTGCACATGCTATATTTGGGCGAGTATGAGCAACGTAGATCAGCTTTCCAACGATCCTTTGATATTGTTCTTGATCTACAAGTTCAGCTCCTTCTTCAATAAACAACTTTTGGTTTGGAATTGCAGGGGTCTCAGCTAGTTTGCAGTCGATCTtccatgtttcagcaagtaaatcaagaacatatttcttttaacatataaatattccTTGTTGAGATCGTAAAACTTCAATCCCTAAGAAGTATTTTAGCCTtcccaaatctttcatttcaaattcgttTGATAAGTTTGTTTTTAAGTTGAAAAATTCATCTCTGTCACTTCATGTAATTATCATGTCATCAACTTCAATAATCAAGCAAGTTATCATTTGGTTTCTTTGTTTAAAAAATAAAGTGTGGTCTGAATTACTTTGTTTATAGCCATATTTTTTCATGGCTAAGGTAAATTTCCCAAACCAAGCCCGAGGGGATTGCTTTAGCCCATATAAAGATTTTTTAAGGCGACAAACTTCCATATTTTTGAAGTTTTATGTGAATCCTGGTGGAGCTTGCATATAGACCTCTTCCTTGAGCTCGCCATGTAGAAAAGCATttttcacatcaaattggtgaagagGCCATCCTTTATGTGCGGCAACAGAGAAGAGAACtctaatgtgaaatgtcccgttcttattgattaaaaacgttccatattaattgatttcgttacgaggttttgacctctatatgagacgtttttcaaagactgcattcatttttaaaacaaaccataacctttatttcataaataaaggtttaaaaagctttacgtagattatcaaataatgataatctaaaatatcctgtttacacacgaccattacataatggtttacaatacaaatatattacatcgaaatcagtttcttgaatgcagtttttacacaatatcatacaaacatggactccaaatcttgtccttattttagtatgcaacagcggaagctcttaatattcacctgagaataaacatgctttaaacgtcaacaaaaaatgttggtgagttataggtttaacctatatatatcaaatcgtaacaatagaccacaagatttcatatttcaatacacatcccatacatagagataaaaatcattcatatggtgaacacctggtaaccgacaataacaagatgcatatataagaatatccccatcattccgggacacccttcggatatgatataaatttcgaagtactaaagcatccggtactttggatggggtttgttaggcccaatagatctatctttaggattcgcgtcaattagggtgtctgttccctaattcttagattaccagacttaataaaaaggggcatattcgatttcgataattcaaccatagaatgtagtttcacgtacttgtgtctattttgtaaatcatttataaaacctgcatgtattctcatcctaaaaatattagattttaaaagtgggactataactcactttcacagatttttacttcgtcgggaagtaagacttggccactgttgattcacgaacctataacaatatatacatatatattaaagtatgttcaaaatatatttacaacacttttaatatattttgatgttttaagtttattaagtcagctgtcctcgttaataacctataactagttgtccacagttagatgtacagaaataaatcgataaatatt
The window above is part of the Rutidosis leptorrhynchoides isolate AG116_Rl617_1_P2 chromosome 1, CSIRO_AGI_Rlap_v1, whole genome shotgun sequence genome. Proteins encoded here:
- the LOC139853005 gene encoding secreted RxLR effector protein 161-like — protein: MAINKIDCKLAETPAIPNQKLFIEEGAELVDQEQYQRIVGKLIYVAHTRPNIACAVGVVNQFMHHPQLHHMEAVSRIIRYLKGTVGHGVVFKNNGHLKTQVYTDAGWGGEKGDRKSTSGYFTSVGGNFVTWKSKKKKVVALSSAEAKFRGIARGVQEALWIRKLLTEIGFPPEDTSQIFCDNEAAIAISENPVQHDRTKHVEIARHFIKEKL